In a single window of the Magnolia sinica isolate HGM2019 chromosome 7, MsV1, whole genome shotgun sequence genome:
- the LOC131251851 gene encoding pentatricopeptide repeat-containing protein At5g66520-like, which produces MAGNYSATLSSISNPPPKRSNQHSKSQNPINPLLTYHQTLAQGRFPDTPTLIFALRSCAHVSAFEAGQTIHAQIIKTRSRPDRFIATSLVRFYSACGHISFAYQVFDEITEKDAALRTAMLSGFSLDGAIENARHVFDEMPERDIVAWNAMLSGYAQSGLPQATLELFREMQIANFRPNEVTLVSALSACSQLGSLAVGKWIHAYIDRHDSIRVTSTLNNSLAHMYAKCGRLDAAFHVFVERRPRNMESWNTMLTSFAIHGCGSAALSLFSQMMRMGLTPDRISFVGLLMACSHGGMIDHATRCFDCMNRVYGIEPKSEHYGCMVDVLSRGGFLEEAQLLIDSMPFEPDAYVWGALLGGCLTHKNYELGLHTAKCLLELEPDEESRYIALLNLHAMSGKREDATMVRNTMIDMGVNKSSGSSKIEINGVVHEFLSGDGSHYLSTQYKENSF; this is translated from the coding sequence ATGGCCGGTAATTACTCAGCCACTCTCTCATCCATCTCAAATCCACCCCCCAAACGCAGCAACCAAcattcaaaatcccaaaatccaatAAACCCTCTTCTCACCTACCATCAAACGCTGGCCCAAGGCCGTTTTCCAGACACCCCCACCCTCATTTTTGCACTGAGATCCTGTGCCCATGTCTCCGCCTTCGAAGCAGGGCAAACCATCCATGCCCAAATCATTAAAACCAGATCAAGACCTGATCGATTCATTGCCACCTCTCTCGTTCGTTTCTATTCTGCTTGCGGTCACATCAGCTTCGcataccaagtgtttgatgaaatcactgAGAAAGATGCGGCACTTCGGACTGCCATGCTCTCAGGTTTTTCTCTCGATGGTGCTATCGAGAATGCCCGTCACGTTTTTGATGAAATGCCCGAAAGAGATATTGTTGCTTGGAATGCTATGTTGAGTGGGTATGCGCAGAGTGGGCTGCCTCAGGCTACACTTGAACTGTTCCGGGAAATGCAAATTGCCAATTTTAGGCCTAATGAAGTCACGCTAGTGAGTGCCCTTTCGGCATGTTCTCAATTGGGTTCTCTAGCCGTAGGCAAGTGGATACATGCATACATTGATAGGCATGATAGCATTAGAGTGACTTCAACATTGAATAATTCCCTTGCGCATATGTATGCAAAATGCGGTAGATTGGATgccgcattccatgtgtttgttgagaGACGGCCTAGGAACATGGAGTCATGGAATACTATGCTCACCAGTTTTGCCATCCATGGATGTGGGAGTGccgctctctctcttttctcacaaATGATGAGGATGGGTTTGACGCCTGACAGGATTAGCTTTGTCGGCTTGTTGATGGCATGTAGTCATGGCGGTATGATTGACCATGCCACTAGATGCTTTGATTGCATGAATCGAGTGTATGGTATCGAACCCAAGTCCGAGCACTATGGATGTATGGTGGACGTTCTTTCTCGTGGAGGGTTTCTTGAGGAGGCCCAATTGCTTATAGATAGCATGCCTTTTGAACCAGATGCTTATGTTTGGGGGGCTCTTCTGGGTGGTTGCTTAACCCATAAAAACTATGAGCTTGGTTTGCACACAGCGAAATGCCTTCTTGAGCTAGAGCCTGATGAAGAGAGTCGTTACATAGCTCTCTTGAACCTTCATGCGATGTCTGGTAAAAGAGAAGATGCCACAATGGTGAGGAACACTATGATTGATATGGGAGTCAATAAGTCTTCTGGGAGTAGCAAGATTGAGATTAATGGCGTTGTTCATGAATTCTTATCAGGGGATGGATCACATTATCTATCTACTCAATATAAAGAAAATTCGTTTTAG